A single genomic interval of Arthrobacter methylotrophus harbors:
- the trpC gene encoding indole-3-glycerol phosphate synthase TrpC encodes MTVLDDIIVGVREDMEARRRLVGLEELKERAAVAAPALDAWAALGGPADSRDELKVIAEIKRRSPSKGDLASILDPAALARQYADGGASVISVLTEQRRFNGSLADLDAVRAAVNIPLLRKDFTVDEYQIWEARAHGADLILLIVAALSDAELREFSALSHELGMNVLVETHTPEEIERAAAAGARIIGVNVRNLKTLDVDRSLFASLAGSIPPGAVVVAESGVRNAADVAHYAGNGAHAILVGEALVSDSTPRERINEFKAAGAAAIAVRT; translated from the coding sequence GTGACGGTTCTTGATGACATCATCGTCGGTGTCAGGGAGGACATGGAGGCCCGCCGTCGCCTCGTCGGTCTTGAGGAGCTGAAGGAGCGCGCCGCTGTCGCTGCGCCTGCGCTCGACGCGTGGGCTGCCCTGGGTGGTCCGGCGGACAGTCGTGACGAACTGAAGGTCATCGCGGAAATCAAGCGCCGCAGCCCCTCCAAGGGTGACCTCGCGAGCATCCTCGACCCGGCGGCACTTGCACGGCAATACGCCGACGGCGGTGCCTCCGTTATCAGCGTCCTCACCGAACAGCGGCGCTTCAACGGTTCCCTGGCGGACTTGGACGCCGTCCGTGCCGCCGTAAACATCCCGTTGCTTCGCAAGGATTTCACGGTCGACGAGTATCAGATCTGGGAAGCCCGTGCCCACGGTGCGGACCTCATCCTGCTGATCGTCGCCGCGCTTTCCGACGCAGAGCTGCGGGAATTCAGTGCGTTGAGCCACGAGCTTGGCATGAACGTCCTGGTGGAAACCCACACACCGGAGGAAATCGAGCGTGCGGCTGCTGCCGGGGCGCGGATCATCGGCGTGAACGTGCGCAACCTCAAGACGCTCGACGTCGACCGCTCGCTGTTTGCCTCCCTCGCCGGAAGCATTCCCCCGGGAGCAGTTGTGGTGGCGGAATCCGGTGTACGGAACGCTGCCGACGTCGCGCACTACGCAGGGAACGGTGCCCACGCGATTCTGGTGGGCGAGGCTCTTGTGAGCGACTCCACCCCGCGGGAGCGAATCAATGAATTCAAGGCGGCCGGAGCTGCCGCCATCGCTGTCAGGACCTAA
- the lgt gene encoding prolipoprotein diacylglyceryl transferase, whose product MQSLLHVAAMAPMSIPSPSWSGFDIPLPWGTLRIHAYALCILLGIILGLWVTAVRWKRRGTPEGSLWDIAIWAIPFGIVGGRLYHVISSPDAYFGPGFNGTGDLSLIPQIWRGGLGIWGAVVLGVVGAWLGCRRSGVKLTAFLDAAAPGLLLAQAIGRWGNWFNQELFGGPTTLPWGLQIDPNSPNFPAGMPSDTLFHPTFLYESLWNLLGVAILLVLDRRFHFRRGRLFWLYAIYYTLGRVWIEALRIDDAEQISLFGVTTRLNVWTSIFVFVAALLIFIALSLRGRPVPDTAYLPGKEPAVLANEADDSVTGDSRPVDDETNSTIVTEPTGHDTDVSVSETGAHDNLRNNQSDLGHTVEPSGSAEESHVGVTPGAGSESTGTTASSVPGSGPEAGSTK is encoded by the coding sequence ATGCAGAGTCTCCTCCACGTCGCGGCAATGGCTCCCATGAGCATTCCGAGCCCCTCATGGTCCGGATTTGATATACCGCTGCCGTGGGGGACCCTCCGCATCCATGCTTACGCTTTGTGCATTCTGCTGGGGATCATCCTGGGCCTGTGGGTCACGGCCGTGCGCTGGAAGCGGCGCGGCACCCCCGAAGGCAGCCTGTGGGACATCGCCATCTGGGCGATCCCCTTCGGCATCGTGGGCGGCCGGCTCTACCATGTGATCTCCTCTCCGGATGCGTACTTCGGCCCGGGCTTCAACGGCACCGGAGACCTTTCCCTGATTCCGCAAATCTGGCGGGGCGGCTTGGGCATCTGGGGTGCCGTTGTTCTCGGCGTCGTCGGTGCCTGGCTGGGCTGCCGGCGCTCCGGGGTCAAGCTCACCGCTTTCCTCGACGCCGCGGCCCCCGGCCTCCTGCTGGCCCAAGCGATAGGTCGTTGGGGGAACTGGTTCAACCAGGAGCTTTTCGGCGGACCCACCACCTTGCCCTGGGGCCTGCAGATCGATCCCAACAGCCCGAATTTCCCGGCCGGAATGCCTAGCGACACACTGTTCCACCCGACGTTCCTTTATGAATCACTCTGGAACCTCCTCGGCGTCGCGATCCTGCTCGTCCTGGACCGCCGCTTCCACTTCAGACGGGGCAGGCTTTTCTGGCTCTACGCCATCTACTACACCCTTGGTCGCGTCTGGATCGAAGCGTTGCGGATTGACGATGCCGAACAGATCAGCCTCTTCGGTGTCACCACACGGCTGAACGTGTGGACCAGTATTTTCGTCTTCGTCGCGGCGCTCCTTATCTTCATTGCCTTGAGCCTCCGCGGCAGGCCGGTACCGGATACGGCATACCTTCCCGGCAAGGAGCCTGCGGTGCTGGCCAACGAAGCCGATGACTCCGTTACTGGCGACTCCAGGCCCGTGGATGATGAGACAAACAGCACAATTGTGACCGAGCCGACGGGTCATGATACGGACGTATCTGTCTCAGAGACCGGAGCTCATGATAATCTCCGGAATAACCAAAGCGATCTGGGCCATACTGTTGAGCCATCGGGATCGGCCGAGGAGTCACACGTCGGCGTCACGCCGGGTGCAGGCTCCGAGTCCACCGGAACCACTGCCAGCAGCGTCCCCGGATCCGGGCCGGAAGCTGGCAGCACCAAGTAG
- the gltB gene encoding glutamate synthase large subunit, which produces MTHLHNPSWSEAVEPQGALSPFKRFAALPEAQGLYNPELEKDACGLAIIATLRGEPGYDIVEAALTALRNLEHRGAVGADEGTGDGAGLLMQVPDEFFRAVTEFELPAPGQYVVGTAFLPAETREAETAKHGIEALAVDEGLTVLGWREVPVVGDLVGAMARACMPYFAQPFFASATGEVLDRNELDSRAWRIRKRAQNKFGVYFPSLSSRTIVYKGMLTTAQLEPFYPDLSDKRFKTKLAIVHSRFSTNTFPSWPLAQPFRTIAHNGEINTVKGNRNWMRARQSQLANPLLGDSPEELYPICTPGASDSASFDEVAELLWLSGRPITHSIMMMIPEAWENHATMDPARRAFYEYHSMLMEPWDGPAAVSFTDGNLVGATLDRNGLRPGRYWITEDGLIVFASEVGVINVEPAKVVKKGRVSPGKMFLVDTEAGRIIDDAEVKAEVAAANPWAEWVKDNLIDLNDLPEREHVLHTAASVNIRQRTFGYTTEELKILLGPMARTGAEPLGAMGSDTPVAVLSKRPRLLFDYFVQSFAQVTNPPLDAIREELVTSLKCAIGPNGNLLDVGQVRQPQVSLPFPVINNDQLAKIANIENASGDKVAMKVRGLYRPEGGEAALRGRLTEICEQVSGAINRGVQYIVLSDRDSNAQWAPIPSLLLVSAVHHHLLRSANRTKTALVVEAGDVRETHHVAVLVGFGASAVNPYLAMESVEQLISTGEVVGVTPEDGVYNLIKGLGKGVLKIMSKMGISTVASYTGAQTFEALGLSQDLVDEFFSGTHSQLGGVGLDVIAAEVSARHEMAYPEGGIEQPHRPLLGGGEYQWRRDGEPHLFNPETIFRLQHATRERRYDIFKSYTKGIDDQSENLMTLRGLLKFKDTLRAPVPLEEVEPVSSIVKRFSTGAMSYGSISKEAHETLAIAMNRLGAKSNTGEGGEDVDRLLDPERRSAIKQIASGRFGVTSLYLTNAEDIQIKMAQGAKPGEGGQLMAQKVYPWVARTRHSTPGVGLISPPPHHDIYSIEDLAQLIYDAKRANPSARVHVKLVSEVGIGTVASGVTKAKADVVLVSGHDGGTGASPLNSLKHAGVPWELGLAETQQTLMLNGLRDRVVVQVDGQLKTGRDVVIAALLGAEEFGFATAPLVVSGCIMMRVCHLDTCPVGVATQNPELRARFNGKPEFVVNFFEFLAEEVRELLAELGFRSLVEAIGHAEVLDTREAIDHWKAEGLDLDPILHGLEFDDDVPLRNLTGQNHELDKHFDQRLIGMAAEALSDRTPVKIAVDVINTDRSVGTMLGHVVTKTFGIDVLATDTIDITLKGTAGQSLGAFLPAGITLRMYGDSNDYVGKGLSGGRIIVRPDRTNVFQAERNVIAGNVIGYGATSGEMFLRGQVGERFLVRNSGATAVVEGIGDHGCEYMTGGQTLIIGRTGRNFGAGMSGGTAYVLDLQPARVNKEALDSGELQLLELDAEDRDIVHGLLVKHLEETESVLAGRLLGNFDDTAARITKVLPRDYAAVLQTRLDAIEEGLDPDGEEVWSRILEVTGG; this is translated from the coding sequence ATGACCCATCTTCATAACCCAAGTTGGTCCGAAGCAGTCGAACCGCAGGGTGCCTTGTCGCCCTTCAAGCGTTTCGCTGCGCTCCCGGAAGCCCAGGGTCTCTACAACCCGGAGCTGGAGAAGGACGCTTGCGGCTTGGCCATTATCGCCACCCTGCGTGGTGAACCCGGCTATGACATCGTGGAAGCGGCCCTGACTGCCCTGCGCAACCTCGAACACCGCGGGGCCGTGGGCGCCGACGAAGGGACCGGCGACGGGGCCGGCCTCCTGATGCAGGTTCCGGACGAGTTCTTCCGGGCCGTCACCGAGTTTGAGCTGCCCGCACCCGGCCAGTATGTGGTTGGTACAGCCTTCCTGCCGGCCGAAACCCGCGAAGCCGAGACGGCAAAGCACGGGATTGAAGCACTTGCCGTCGATGAGGGCCTGACGGTTCTTGGCTGGCGTGAAGTTCCAGTAGTCGGTGACCTTGTCGGTGCCATGGCCCGCGCTTGCATGCCCTACTTCGCGCAACCCTTCTTCGCCTCGGCCACGGGCGAAGTGCTGGACCGGAATGAACTGGACTCCCGGGCCTGGCGTATCCGCAAGCGTGCCCAGAACAAGTTCGGCGTCTACTTCCCCTCGCTGTCTTCGCGCACCATCGTGTACAAGGGCATGCTGACCACCGCCCAGCTCGAACCGTTTTACCCGGACCTCTCGGACAAGCGCTTCAAGACCAAGCTGGCCATCGTGCACTCCCGCTTCTCCACGAACACTTTCCCGTCGTGGCCGCTGGCCCAGCCGTTCCGTACCATCGCCCACAACGGCGAAATCAACACGGTCAAGGGCAACCGGAACTGGATGCGGGCCCGCCAGTCCCAGCTCGCGAATCCCCTTCTGGGTGATTCCCCCGAGGAGCTGTACCCCATTTGCACCCCGGGGGCATCGGACTCTGCGTCCTTCGACGAGGTTGCCGAGCTGCTCTGGCTCTCCGGCCGTCCCATCACGCACTCGATCATGATGATGATCCCCGAGGCGTGGGAAAACCATGCCACGATGGATCCGGCACGCCGAGCCTTCTACGAGTACCACTCCATGCTCATGGAGCCGTGGGATGGGCCCGCAGCAGTGTCCTTCACCGACGGCAACCTGGTTGGTGCCACCCTGGACCGCAACGGCCTGCGCCCTGGCCGCTACTGGATCACCGAAGATGGACTGATCGTTTTTGCCTCCGAGGTCGGCGTGATCAACGTCGAGCCCGCCAAGGTGGTCAAGAAGGGCCGCGTCTCGCCCGGCAAGATGTTCCTGGTTGACACCGAGGCCGGCCGAATCATCGACGACGCTGAGGTCAAAGCCGAGGTTGCCGCCGCCAACCCTTGGGCCGAATGGGTCAAGGACAACCTGATCGACCTCAACGATCTTCCCGAGCGCGAGCACGTGCTGCACACTGCAGCGTCCGTCAACATCCGCCAGCGGACTTTTGGGTACACCACCGAAGAGCTGAAAATCCTCCTCGGACCCATGGCCCGCACTGGCGCCGAACCGCTGGGTGCCATGGGCTCCGACACGCCTGTCGCCGTGCTGTCCAAGCGTCCGCGCTTGCTGTTCGACTACTTCGTGCAGTCCTTTGCCCAGGTCACCAACCCGCCCCTTGACGCCATCCGCGAAGAGCTGGTCACCTCGCTGAAGTGCGCCATCGGTCCCAACGGCAACCTTCTCGACGTCGGGCAGGTGCGCCAGCCGCAGGTTTCCCTGCCGTTCCCGGTAATCAACAACGACCAGCTCGCCAAGATCGCGAACATCGAGAATGCGAGCGGTGACAAGGTCGCCATGAAGGTCCGGGGACTGTACCGTCCGGAGGGCGGCGAAGCGGCCCTCCGCGGTCGCTTGACCGAAATCTGCGAACAGGTCTCCGGCGCGATCAACCGCGGCGTGCAGTACATTGTCCTGTCCGACCGCGACTCCAACGCGCAGTGGGCGCCTATCCCGTCGCTTCTGCTGGTCAGCGCTGTGCACCATCACTTGCTCCGCAGCGCCAACCGCACGAAGACCGCCTTGGTGGTCGAGGCGGGCGACGTTCGTGAAACGCACCATGTGGCTGTGTTGGTGGGCTTCGGTGCTTCTGCCGTGAACCCATACTTGGCCATGGAATCCGTGGAGCAGCTGATCAGCACCGGCGAGGTGGTTGGTGTGACTCCGGAAGACGGCGTCTACAACCTCATCAAAGGCCTCGGCAAGGGCGTGCTGAAGATCATGTCCAAGATGGGCATTTCGACGGTGGCCTCGTACACCGGAGCGCAAACATTCGAAGCCTTGGGACTGTCCCAGGACCTCGTGGACGAATTCTTCTCCGGCACGCACTCCCAGCTCGGGGGTGTCGGCCTGGACGTCATCGCCGCGGAAGTTTCAGCACGCCACGAGATGGCCTACCCGGAAGGCGGCATCGAGCAGCCGCACCGGCCGCTGCTCGGCGGTGGCGAATACCAGTGGCGGCGCGACGGCGAACCGCACCTGTTCAACCCGGAGACGATCTTCCGCCTGCAGCACGCCACCCGCGAACGCCGCTACGACATCTTCAAGTCGTACACCAAGGGCATTGACGATCAGTCCGAGAACCTCATGACCCTCCGCGGGCTCTTGAAGTTCAAGGACACCCTGCGCGCTCCTGTGCCGCTCGAAGAAGTCGAGCCGGTCTCCAGCATCGTGAAGCGCTTCTCCACCGGAGCGATGAGCTACGGCTCCATCTCCAAGGAAGCCCACGAAACCCTAGCGATTGCCATGAACCGGCTGGGCGCCAAGTCCAACACCGGCGAAGGCGGCGAAGACGTGGACCGCCTGCTGGACCCCGAGCGGCGCTCGGCCATCAAGCAGATTGCCTCCGGCCGTTTCGGCGTGACCAGCCTGTACCTGACCAACGCCGAGGACATCCAGATCAAGATGGCACAGGGCGCAAAGCCCGGTGAAGGTGGCCAGCTGATGGCGCAGAAGGTCTACCCCTGGGTAGCCCGGACCCGTCACTCAACCCCCGGCGTCGGGCTCATTTCCCCGCCCCCGCATCACGACATCTACTCGATCGAGGACCTCGCGCAGCTCATCTACGATGCCAAGCGGGCCAACCCTTCGGCACGCGTGCACGTGAAGCTTGTTTCCGAAGTCGGGATCGGCACGGTGGCGTCCGGCGTCACCAAGGCGAAAGCCGACGTCGTGCTCGTCTCCGGGCACGACGGCGGAACCGGCGCCTCGCCGCTGAACTCGCTCAAGCATGCGGGTGTTCCGTGGGAGCTCGGTCTCGCCGAAACCCAGCAGACCCTCATGCTCAACGGGCTCCGCGACCGCGTAGTGGTGCAGGTGGATGGCCAGCTCAAGACCGGCCGCGACGTGGTCATCGCTGCCCTGCTGGGTGCTGAAGAGTTCGGCTTCGCGACCGCCCCGCTCGTGGTCTCCGGCTGCATCATGATGCGCGTCTGTCACCTCGACACCTGCCCGGTCGGCGTCGCTACCCAGAACCCGGAGCTTCGTGCGCGCTTCAACGGCAAGCCCGAATTCGTGGTCAACTTCTTCGAATTCCTTGCCGAGGAAGTCCGTGAATTGCTGGCCGAGCTCGGTTTCCGCAGTCTCGTGGAGGCCATCGGCCACGCCGAGGTCCTCGATACCCGCGAAGCGATCGACCACTGGAAGGCCGAGGGCCTGGACCTCGACCCGATCCTGCACGGCCTCGAATTCGACGACGACGTTCCCCTGCGAAACCTCACAGGCCAGAACCACGAGCTGGACAAGCACTTCGACCAGCGCCTCATTGGCATGGCCGCCGAAGCACTGAGTGACCGCACACCGGTGAAGATCGCCGTCGACGTCATCAATACGGACCGTTCCGTCGGCACTATGCTCGGCCACGTCGTGACCAAGACCTTTGGCATTGATGTGCTCGCCACTGACACGATCGACATCACGTTGAAGGGCACGGCCGGGCAGTCGCTGGGTGCTTTCCTCCCGGCGGGCATCACACTGCGCATGTACGGTGACTCCAACGACTACGTCGGCAAGGGCCTTTCGGGTGGGCGCATCATCGTCCGCCCGGACCGCACCAACGTTTTCCAGGCCGAACGGAACGTCATCGCCGGCAACGTGATCGGCTACGGCGCCACGAGTGGTGAAATGTTCCTGCGCGGCCAGGTGGGCGAACGCTTCCTGGTACGCAACTCCGGTGCCACCGCCGTCGTCGAAGGCATCGGTGACCACGGCTGCGAATACATGACCGGCGGCCAGACACTGATCATCGGCCGCACCGGCCGCAACTTCGGTGCCGGCATGTCCGGTGGCACGGCCTATGTGCTGGACCTCCAGCCCGCCCGGGTCAACAAGGAAGCCCTGGATTCCGGGGAACTCCAGTTGCTCGAGCTCGACGCGGAGGACCGGGACATTGTCCACGGCCTCCTGGTCAAGCACCTGGAAGAAACCGAATCCGTCCTCGCGGGCCGCCTGCTCGGAAACTTCGACGACACCGCCGCCCGCATCACCAAAGTACTGCCACGTGACTACGCGGCGGTCCTGCAAACCCGTCTCGACGCCATCGAAGAGGGCCTTGACCCCGACGGTGAAGAAGTATGGTCTCGAATCCTGGAGGTAACCGGTGGCTGA
- a CDS encoding HGxxPAAW family protein, translated as MSKTTVSASKAPVTAASHSDAIGHGNSPAAWTCVIVMLVGALVSSVAFVIASTPIFIAGIVVMVVGLIAGWAMRKAGYGVDGSKLKNAGH; from the coding sequence ATGAGCAAAACCACAGTGTCCGCTAGCAAGGCCCCTGTGACCGCTGCGAGCCACAGCGACGCCATCGGCCACGGCAACAGCCCGGCCGCGTGGACATGCGTGATTGTCATGCTGGTCGGGGCACTCGTGTCCTCCGTCGCCTTTGTAATTGCCAGCACCCCCATCTTCATTGCCGGCATCGTCGTGATGGTGGTCGGCTTGATTGCGGGCTGGGCCATGCGCAAGGCGGGCTACGGCGTCGATGGCAGCAAACTGAAGAACGCCGGCCACTGA
- a CDS encoding glutamate synthase subunit beta — translation MADPRGFLKVRQRETQPRRPVPVRIMDWKEVYEAQDKDVLKSQAGRCMDCGVPFCHQGCPLGNLIPEWNDLMWRGKGEEAIERLHATNNFPEFTGRLCPAPCEASCVLGINQPAVTIKQVEVSIVDDAFENGWVQPLPPARLSGKTVAVVGSGPAGLAVAQQLTRVGHTVAVYERDDKIGGLLRYGIPDFKMEKEQVDRRVEQMKAEGTRFRTGVAVGSDVTWEQLRRRYDSVVIATGATVPRDLPIPGRGLEGIHYAMDYLVPANRVVAGEIVEDQINAKGKHVVILGGGDTGADCLGTAHRHGAASVTTLAIGKQPPLERASHQPWPTFPTLFEVASAHEEGGERTYLASTVEFVGENGKLTGVKVAETEFVDGKRLPKAGTEHIIPADLVFLSLGFTGAEPAGITEQVSAEFDGRGNVARDGYYMTNTEGVFVAGDAGRGQSLIVWAIAEGRACAAAVDKYLMGSTILPAPVAPTDRAMAVL, via the coding sequence GTGGCTGATCCACGCGGATTTCTGAAAGTCCGGCAGCGCGAGACGCAGCCACGCCGTCCTGTTCCCGTCCGCATCATGGACTGGAAGGAAGTCTACGAAGCCCAGGACAAGGACGTGCTCAAGAGCCAGGCCGGCCGCTGCATGGATTGTGGCGTTCCGTTCTGCCACCAAGGCTGCCCCTTGGGCAACCTCATTCCCGAGTGGAACGACCTCATGTGGCGCGGAAAAGGCGAGGAAGCGATTGAGCGCCTGCACGCGACCAACAACTTCCCGGAGTTCACCGGACGGTTGTGTCCTGCGCCCTGTGAAGCGTCCTGCGTCTTGGGCATCAACCAGCCCGCCGTGACCATCAAGCAGGTGGAAGTTTCCATCGTCGACGATGCCTTCGAAAACGGCTGGGTGCAGCCGCTTCCGCCAGCGCGCCTCTCCGGTAAGACGGTCGCCGTCGTCGGCTCCGGCCCGGCAGGGCTTGCGGTTGCGCAGCAATTGACCCGCGTGGGACATACGGTGGCCGTCTACGAGCGCGATGACAAGATCGGTGGACTGCTGCGTTACGGTATCCCCGACTTCAAGATGGAGAAGGAACAGGTCGACCGCCGCGTCGAGCAGATGAAGGCCGAGGGTACCCGTTTCCGTACCGGTGTCGCGGTCGGAAGCGACGTGACCTGGGAGCAGCTGCGCCGCCGTTACGACTCCGTGGTGATCGCCACTGGTGCTACGGTCCCGCGCGACCTTCCCATCCCCGGCCGCGGACTCGAAGGTATCCACTACGCCATGGATTACCTGGTGCCTGCCAACCGCGTGGTTGCCGGTGAGATTGTGGAAGACCAGATTAATGCGAAGGGTAAGCATGTAGTGATCCTCGGCGGTGGCGACACCGGCGCGGACTGCCTCGGCACGGCACACCGACACGGAGCCGCCTCCGTCACTACGCTCGCGATCGGCAAGCAGCCGCCGCTGGAGCGTGCCTCGCACCAGCCGTGGCCGACGTTCCCCACGCTGTTTGAGGTTGCCAGTGCGCACGAAGAGGGCGGCGAACGTACCTACCTCGCCTCCACCGTTGAATTTGTCGGGGAAAACGGCAAGCTCACCGGCGTCAAGGTTGCCGAGACCGAGTTCGTGGACGGCAAGCGACTGCCTAAGGCCGGCACGGAACACATCATTCCGGCCGACTTGGTCTTCCTGTCACTCGGCTTTACGGGCGCAGAACCCGCCGGTATCACAGAACAGGTCAGTGCAGAATTCGACGGTCGCGGCAACGTGGCGCGGGACGGGTACTACATGACCAACACCGAGGGCGTTTTCGTGGCAGGCGATGCCGGCCGCGGGCAGTCCTTGATTGTCTGGGCCATCGCCGAAGGCCGCGCCTGTGCTGCCGCCGTCGACAAATACCTCATGGGCAGCACCATTCTTCCCGCGCCGGTGGCTCCCACCGACCGGGCTATGGCGGTCTTGTAA
- the trpA gene encoding tryptophan synthase subunit alpha, producing MTEQITSKSAAAIDRARAQGRAALIGYLPAGYPDVQSSIDAGIAMARNGADLIEIGIPYSDPVMDGSVIQAATTEAIANGFHVASVFDVVAGITAATDVAVLVMTYWNPVMRMGVDEFSRRLAEAGGAGLITPDLIPDEAAEWFAASDKYGLDRVFLVAPSSTPERVAMTVEASRGFVYAVSIMGVTGTRQSVSSTAEKVVADAHAAGAERVCVGLGVSNADQVREIAAYADGVIVGTALVAAIRDGGVEAVAQLTKNLSAGLGRATAQA from the coding sequence ATGACTGAGCAGATCACGAGCAAGTCCGCAGCCGCCATCGACCGCGCCAGGGCACAGGGCCGGGCCGCGTTGATCGGATACCTGCCCGCAGGCTACCCTGACGTGCAGTCAAGCATCGACGCGGGAATCGCCATGGCCCGCAACGGCGCAGACCTCATAGAGATCGGTATCCCGTATTCGGACCCCGTCATGGACGGCTCGGTCATCCAGGCTGCCACCACAGAAGCCATCGCCAACGGTTTCCACGTGGCCAGTGTCTTCGACGTCGTGGCCGGCATCACCGCCGCCACCGACGTCGCCGTGCTGGTCATGACCTACTGGAACCCGGTGATGCGCATGGGCGTCGACGAATTCTCCCGCAGGCTGGCCGAAGCCGGGGGCGCCGGACTCATTACTCCGGACCTCATTCCGGACGAGGCCGCCGAATGGTTTGCCGCCTCCGACAAATACGGACTCGATCGGGTCTTCCTCGTGGCGCCCTCGTCCACACCGGAACGCGTGGCCATGACCGTGGAAGCAAGCCGTGGCTTTGTTTACGCAGTCTCCATCATGGGCGTCACCGGAACACGGCAGTCCGTCAGCAGCACCGCGGAAAAGGTGGTGGCCGATGCGCATGCGGCCGGTGCCGAACGCGTCTGCGTCGGGCTGGGAGTCTCCAACGCGGACCAGGTCCGGGAGATTGCGGCATACGCAGACGGTGTGATCGTCGGTACTGCGCTGGTTGCGGCGATCCGCGACGGCGGCGTTGAAGCCGTCGCGCAACTCACCAAGAACCTCAGCGCCGGCCTCGGCCGGGCAACAGCGCAGGCCTAG
- the trpB gene encoding tryptophan synthase subunit beta yields MVDASTANSEQNAADAFLQGGASLRNATGPYFGSYGGRWMPESLIAALDEVQDTFEKAKADPEFLAQLKDLNKNYSGRPSLLTEAKRFSEHAGGARIFLKREDLNHTGSHKINNVLGQALLAKRMGKTRVIAETGAGQHGVASATAAALLGLECVVYMGAEDCRRQALNVARMQLLGATVVPVTNGSQTLKDAINDALRDWVSNVDTTHYLLGTAAGAHPFPAMVRFFHEVIGEEARAQILEQTGRLPDAVCACVGGGSNAIGIFHSFLDDASVKIYGFEAGGDGVETGRHAAAITLGRPGVLHGARSYLMQDEDGQTIESHSISAGLDYPSVGPEHSYLADIGRVTYEPITDTEAMDAFRLLCRTEGIIPAIESAHALAGAIKVGKKLTEGKENPSDTIIIVNLSGRGDKDVETAAEWFDMLDEDGNVKGTTLSTRKPKGPAGRSNLEISTEEANKDQN; encoded by the coding sequence ATGGTGGACGCATCAACAGCCAACTCGGAACAGAATGCGGCCGACGCATTCCTGCAAGGCGGAGCATCGCTGCGCAACGCCACGGGGCCGTACTTCGGCTCTTATGGCGGGCGCTGGATGCCCGAGTCCCTCATCGCCGCCCTGGATGAAGTACAGGACACGTTCGAGAAAGCCAAAGCCGATCCCGAGTTCCTGGCCCAGTTGAAGGACCTCAACAAGAACTACTCGGGCCGGCCGTCACTGCTCACGGAGGCCAAGCGTTTCTCCGAACACGCCGGCGGGGCGCGCATCTTCCTCAAGCGCGAAGACCTGAACCACACCGGATCCCACAAGATCAACAACGTCCTCGGCCAAGCGTTGCTCGCGAAGCGGATGGGCAAGACCCGGGTCATTGCGGAGACTGGCGCCGGCCAGCATGGTGTCGCCAGTGCTACCGCTGCGGCCTTGCTCGGGCTGGAATGCGTTGTCTACATGGGCGCTGAGGATTGCCGCCGCCAGGCACTCAACGTGGCCCGCATGCAGCTCCTGGGCGCCACGGTGGTTCCCGTGACCAATGGCTCACAGACCCTCAAAGACGCCATTAACGACGCCCTTCGCGACTGGGTTTCCAACGTGGACACCACCCACTACCTGCTCGGCACCGCAGCTGGCGCGCACCCGTTCCCGGCCATGGTCCGCTTCTTCCACGAGGTCATCGGAGAGGAAGCACGCGCCCAGATCCTGGAGCAGACCGGCAGGCTGCCCGACGCCGTCTGTGCCTGCGTCGGCGGCGGTTCCAATGCCATCGGCATCTTCCACAGCTTCCTGGACGACGCGTCCGTGAAAATCTACGGCTTTGAAGCCGGTGGCGACGGCGTCGAAACCGGCCGTCACGCGGCCGCTATTACCCTTGGACGCCCCGGCGTGCTGCACGGTGCCCGGTCCTACCTCATGCAGGACGAAGACGGCCAGACCATCGAATCGCACTCGATTTCCGCCGGTTTGGACTACCCGAGCGTCGGTCCCGAGCACTCCTACCTCGCGGACATCGGCCGCGTCACCTACGAGCCCATCACGGACACCGAGGCCATGGACGCCTTCCGCTTGCTGTGCCGGACAGAAGGCATTATTCCGGCCATCGAGTCCGCGCACGCCCTGGCAGGTGCCATCAAGGTGGGCAAGAAGCTCACCGAAGGCAAGGAAAACCCGTCCGACACGATCATCATCGTGAACCTGTCCGGGCGCGGTGACAAGGACGTGGAAACGGCAGCGGAGTGGTTCGACATGCTGGATGAAGACGGCAACGTCAAGGGCACCACGCTCTCCACACGCAAGCCCAAGGGCCCGGCTGGACGGAGCAATCTCGAGATCAGCACTGAAGAAGCAAACAAGGACCAGAACTGA